TCAATTAGATCGTTTATTTGTACCAATGCCGGAATTAATAGAGGGGTTGAAACAATCTTTCGGCATTCCAGTATCTTCTTTACCTTTTGGAGTCGATGCTCTCACTCATGGCTCTTGTAACGTTAACCGCCCGATTGATTTGATTAGTTATGGCAGAATTCCCAAACAATATCATACTGCTTTTAATAATAAATTTAATCAGCCTGGTTCGGGTAGAATCTATTACCGTTCTACACCTAGAGCTGGAGAAGTTTATCCTAAAATGCCCTATGAAGAGCGTAGAGATCGGGAAGATAGGATGTTATTATTTAAGATTTTAAGAAGAACTAAATTATGTTTGGCGTTTGATACCCTGTATCCCGGTATGCGCGAGTTTCCTCATTCTTTTGTGACTCTGAGGTGGTTTGAAGGTGGCGCTGCTGGATGTGGAATTATTGGGAAAAGACCGATTACTCCTGCTGCTGAGGAGTTGTTAAATTGGGAAGATGCAACTATTGAGTTGCCAGATGACCCGGAAGCGAGTGTAAAATTGATTGAAGAACTTTTACAGGATGAGCCGCGCCTTCATTCTATCCACAAACGAAATTATATCGAGAATTTGACTCGCCATGATTGGCGGTGGCGAATTAAAAGTATGCTGGAAGAGTTGAAGATTCCCTTACCTGTTCGTCTTGCTGAAGAGTTATCACAAATGTTAGTTGTTAGTTGGTAGGGGCGAATGGCCATTCGCCCGTACAGTTGTTAGTTGTTATACCAAATCCGGGTTAGTTATCCCCTTTATGAATCGGCGGTTAAAACCGCTTCTATACAAACGAAGTCCGCCTGCGCGGACTAAGAGAATAAACGGGGTGGGAAACCCGGATTTGGTATCAGTTGTCATTGCTTCGCTACGCTCGCAATAGATTGAGCTCGCCTTGAGGTTACTAAAGGTAGAACTTATGAATTGTAACTTTGTGGGAAGGTTTTGGGATTGCTTGCGCCTAGTCAAGCGCTACGCGCAGGCTACGCCAACGCAATGACAACCAGTAAACAACTAACAATTAACAACTAACAATTAACAACTAACAATTAACAACTAACAATGGTTGAATCAGTTAATATTCAGACTATTTCTGCTACCGATCCCGATTGGAGTCGTGAAAAATGCGACCGTTGGTGGGAACCTAATCGTCAATTACTCAAATGTATCCGCAATTATCAAAAGTGGCAGGTTCGTGGTGGAATTGTTGGAGGTTTTTTATCTCGTTGGAATGTGCTTTGGCACAGATTTTGGAGTGTAGTAACTGGAGCAGATATTCCTTTAAACTGCCAGTTAGGAGGGGGATTAATTATCCTTCATCCCAACGGGATCGTGATTCATCCAGGGGCATTTATCGGCCCAAATTGCTTGATTTTACAACAGGTGACAATTGTGGAAGGGGTGAAAATTTGCGGCCATGTTGATATCGGTGCGGGAGCGAAAATTATTCGGGCTGTGACTATTGGCGATCATGCTAAAATTGGTGCTAATGCTGTAGTTATTTGCGATGTGCCGGCAGGAGCGACGGCGGTGGGAGTGCCGGCGAAAATTATTAATTTGCC
The Kamptonema formosum PCC 6407 genome window above contains:
- a CDS encoding glycosyltransferase, translated to MNIYLLSDRALYSSVSYDPLFELEDILVESCGAKLLIPTQSQGAQWANQQPKITSKFLNKVVRRTTGSYKLADEALESIKKPNVLLIVALCGANLATLSSISNWRDKFDVVAAYIFDAWGFHIYPKYTSQLDRLFVPMPELIEGLKQSFGIPVSSLPFGVDALTHGSCNVNRPIDLISYGRIPKQYHTAFNNKFNQPGSGRIYYRSTPRAGEVYPKMPYEERRDREDRMLLFKILRRTKLCLAFDTLYPGMREFPHSFVTLRWFEGGAAGCGIIGKRPITPAAEELLNWEDATIELPDDPEASVKLIEELLQDEPRLHSIHKRNYIENLTRHDWRWRIKSMLEELKIPLPVRLAEELSQMLVVSW
- a CDS encoding serine O-acetyltransferase, whose amino-acid sequence is MVESVNIQTISATDPDWSREKCDRWWEPNRQLLKCIRNYQKWQVRGGIVGGFLSRWNVLWHRFWSVVTGADIPLNCQLGGGLIILHPNGIVIHPGAFIGPNCLILQQVTIVEGVKICGHVDIGAGAKIIRAVTIGDHAKIGANAVVICDVPAGATAVGVPAKIINLPSSGENVN